A window from Primulina huaijiensis isolate GDHJ02 chromosome 11, ASM1229523v2, whole genome shotgun sequence encodes these proteins:
- the LOC140987919 gene encoding la-related protein 6A-like isoform X3: MLQEMTVMGIFYLPVPMGVIASFRKMKKLTRDMSLIVAALKESALVVVSSNGKKVKRLHPLPLADVKDPMVCTILVENLPEDHSVENLNRVFGEAGKIKNITIRDPCDARDSKKCTVAEKLISGKLHALVEYDTVEAAEKAVTLLNNEQDWRYGLRVKLLKKVNKAGQKNFFWRESESEKCNIVQASESSGNEENRDSSEQHESHDEEIVDQSSRERNGVHLAKEKNGYKGRNHPGRRLKHHGPNGHGHGTQFSSHGTEPSKPPPGPKMPDGTRGFAMGRGRPTTTN; this comes from the exons ATGTTGCAAGAAATGACGGTTATG GGAATCTTCTATCTTCCAGTTCCTATGGGTGTCATTGCTTCttttagaaaaatgaaaaagcTTACGAGGGACATGTCATTGATAGTGGCTGCTCTAAAGGAATCTGCTCTTGTT GTGGTCAGTTCTAATGGTAAAAAGGTGAAGAGGCTTCATCCTTTACCATTGGCTGATGTGAAGGATCCAATG GTTTGCACTATACTCGTGGAGAATCTGCCAGAAGATCACTCGGTAGAAAATCTAAATCGAGTGTTTGGTGAAGCTGGAAA AATAAAGAATATCACGATCCGTGACCCATGTGATGCTAGGGATTCAAAAAAGTGCACAGTCGCAGAGAAACTGATTAGTGGGAAG TTGCATGCTCTTGTGGAGTATGACACTGTGGAGGCTGCTGAGAAAGCT GTGACCTTGCTAAACAACGAGCAAGATTGGAGATATGGATTGCGGGTTAAGCTTCTTAAAAAAGTG AACAAGGCAGGCCagaagaattttttttggagGGAATCAGAGTCCGAGAAATGCAATATTGTTCAAGCATCTGAGTCATCTGGGAATGAGGAGAATCGTGATTCAAGTGAGCAACATGAATCACACGATGAGGAG ATTGTGGACCAGTCATCAAGAGAGAGAAACGGGGTGCATTTGGCTAAAGAGAAAAATGGGTACAAGGGTCGAAACCATCCCGGAAGGAGACTGAAACACCATGGACCAAATGGACACG gacATGGAACACAATTTTCCAGCCATGGTACTGAACCATCCAAACCTCCACCAGGCCCAAAAATGCCCGATGGAACCAGAGGGTTTGCCATGGGCAGGGGACGTCCCACGACTACCAATTGA
- the LOC140988249 gene encoding major strawberry allergen Fra a 1.06-like has product MAITTFTDEHISPIHPSRVFKASIVDSHNLIPKLMPQAISSIQITEGDGGAGSIKQINFAYGGNFKSLKYRVDELDEESLVYKYTLIEGEALTDKLEKITYEVKFEETKDGGSVSKVTSKYYTVGDFMLKEDEVKAGKEKVIGMYNAVERYLLQNPHAYT; this is encoded by the coding sequence ATGGCTATTACCACATTCACTGACGAGCACATTTCTCCAATCCATCCTTCAAGAGTCTTCAAGGCCTCCATTGTGGATTCACACAACTTGATACCGAAGCTGATGCCACAAGCTATCAGCAGCATTCAGATTACTGAAGGTGATGGAGGTGCCGGAAGCATCAAGCAGATTAATTTTGCTTATGGTGGAAACTTCAAATCTTTGAAATATCGCGTAGATGAGCTTGATGAAGAGTCCCTTGTGTACAAGTACACGTTGATCGAAGGTGAGGCGTTGACAGATAAACTTGAAAAGATTACTTATGAAGTCAAGTTTGAGGAAACAAAAGATGGTGGCTCTGTGTCTAAGGTGACAAGTAAGTACTACACTGTTGGGGATTTCATGCTTAAAGAAGATGAAGTCAAGGCAGGAAAAGAAAAGGTGATAGGAATGTACAATGCTGTAGAACGTTATCTACTCCAGAATCCACATGCCTATACTTAG
- the LOC140988923 gene encoding uncharacterized protein isoform X3, which translates to MSCINVAACQLVCSRPAFLGLDFQFKESSRNTSSYLGIKLPKISLQRTSATTRYQQAAPVCLFGGKGKSENADEASPMKAFENAMGNFRKDQSIEDVLKQQIQKQEYYDDGGGKPPRGGGGSGDASGEDDEEGLSGIWDESVQVILATLGFIFLYIYIIEAEEATVLAKDLIKFLFTRQKSLRLVRIISELEDFFAKLNEKEVVDPYWLEREIINTTTMYDSPEKYRRILYKAYLDSKADDDEGDDNFR; encoded by the exons ATGAGTTGCATAAACGTCGCTGCATGTCAACTTGTTTGTTCACGGCCGGCATTTCTAGGTCTTGATTTCCAATTTAAGGAGTCATCAAGAAACACCTCTTCATACTTGGGAATAAAACTTCCCAAAATCTCCCTGCAACGGACCTCTGCCACTACTAGATACCAGCAAGCTGCACCTGTCTGTTTGTTTGGTGGCAAAGGAAAATCAGAAAATGCGGATGAG GCTTCTCCGATGAAAGCTTTCGAGAATGCCATGGGAAATTTTAGAAAGGATCAGTCAATTGAAGATGTACTGAAGCAGCAAATTCAGAAACAAGAATACTATGATGACGGTGGCGGGAAACCCCCACGTGGTGGTGGTGGTTCCGGTGACGCTTctggtgaagatgatgaagaaggTCTATCGGGAATATGGGACGAGTCCGTACAAGTGATACTTGCAACTCTTGGCTTTATATTTCTG TACATCTACATAATTGAGGCGGAGGAGGCGACGGTATTAGCGAAAGACTTGATCAAGTTTTTGTTCACCAGACAGAAGAGTCTTCGTCTAGTTCGAATCATTAGCGAATTGGAGGATTTCTTTGCAAAGTTGAATGAGAAGGAAGTGGTGGATCCATATTGGCTGGAACGTGAAATTATTAATACCACAACGATGTATGACAGCCCAGAGAAGTACCGAAGAATCCTCTACAAGGCTTATCTTGATTCAAAAGCTGATGATGACGAGGGAGACGACAATTTCAGGTAA
- the LOC140987919 gene encoding la-related protein 6A-like isoform X2, with translation MEQDQGNGIPIPTSSSPESDHDDYHPDSPPVGSPEVTGFQLSPPAVLSDDLRCKIIKQVEYYFSDENLPNDKFLMKYVARNDGYVPMGVIASFRKMKKLTRDMSLIVAALKESALVVVSSNGKKVKRLHPLPLADVKDPMVCTILVENLPEDHSVENLNRVFGEAGKIKNITIRDPCDARDSKKCTVAEKLISGKLHALVEYDTVEAAEKAVTLLNNEQDWRYGLRVKLLKKNKAGQKNFFWRESESEKCNIVQASESSGNEENRDSSEQHESHDEEIVDQSSRERNGVHLAKEKNGYKGRNHPGRRLKHHGPNGHGHGTQFSSHGTEPSKPPPGPKMPDGTRGFAMGRGRPTTTN, from the exons ATGGAGCAAGACCAGGGGAATGGAATTCCGATCCCCACATCTTCATCCCCAGAGTCTGATCATGATGATTATCACCCCGATTCACCGCCAGTTGGATCTCCGGAAGTAACAGGATTCCAACTTTCGCCGCCTGCCGTGCTATCTGATGATCTTCGCTGCAAGATTATCAAGCAG GTAGAGTATTACTTCAGTGATGAAAATCTGCCAAACGACAAGTTTCTGATGAAATATGTTGCAAGAAATGACGGTTATG TTCCTATGGGTGTCATTGCTTCttttagaaaaatgaaaaagcTTACGAGGGACATGTCATTGATAGTGGCTGCTCTAAAGGAATCTGCTCTTGTT GTGGTCAGTTCTAATGGTAAAAAGGTGAAGAGGCTTCATCCTTTACCATTGGCTGATGTGAAGGATCCAATG GTTTGCACTATACTCGTGGAGAATCTGCCAGAAGATCACTCGGTAGAAAATCTAAATCGAGTGTTTGGTGAAGCTGGAAA AATAAAGAATATCACGATCCGTGACCCATGTGATGCTAGGGATTCAAAAAAGTGCACAGTCGCAGAGAAACTGATTAGTGGGAAG TTGCATGCTCTTGTGGAGTATGACACTGTGGAGGCTGCTGAGAAAGCT GTGACCTTGCTAAACAACGAGCAAGATTGGAGATATGGATTGCGGGTTAAGCTTCTTAAAAAA AACAAGGCAGGCCagaagaattttttttggagGGAATCAGAGTCCGAGAAATGCAATATTGTTCAAGCATCTGAGTCATCTGGGAATGAGGAGAATCGTGATTCAAGTGAGCAACATGAATCACACGATGAGGAG ATTGTGGACCAGTCATCAAGAGAGAGAAACGGGGTGCATTTGGCTAAAGAGAAAAATGGGTACAAGGGTCGAAACCATCCCGGAAGGAGACTGAAACACCATGGACCAAATGGACACG gacATGGAACACAATTTTCCAGCCATGGTACTGAACCATCCAAACCTCCACCAGGCCCAAAAATGCCCGATGGAACCAGAGGGTTTGCCATGGGCAGGGGACGTCCCACGACTACCAATTGA
- the LOC140988923 gene encoding uncharacterized protein isoform X1 — MSCINVAACQLVCSRPAFLGLDFQFKESSRNTSSYLGIKLPKISLQRTSATTRYQQAAPVCLFGGKGKSENADEQQASPMKAFENAMGNFRKDQSIEDVLKQQIQKQEYYDDGGGKPPRGGGGSGDASGEDDEEGLSGIWDESVQVILATLGFIFLYIYIIEAEEATVLAKDLIKFLFTRQKSLRLVRIISELEDFFAKLNEKEVVDPYWLEREIINTTTMYDSPEKYRRILYKAYLDSKADDDEGDDNFR; from the exons ATGAGTTGCATAAACGTCGCTGCATGTCAACTTGTTTGTTCACGGCCGGCATTTCTAGGTCTTGATTTCCAATTTAAGGAGTCATCAAGAAACACCTCTTCATACTTGGGAATAAAACTTCCCAAAATCTCCCTGCAACGGACCTCTGCCACTACTAGATACCAGCAAGCTGCACCTGTCTGTTTGTTTGGTGGCAAAGGAAAATCAGAAAATGCGGATGAG CAGCAGGCTTCTCCGATGAAAGCTTTCGAGAATGCCATGGGAAATTTTAGAAAGGATCAGTCAATTGAAGATGTACTGAAGCAGCAAATTCAGAAACAAGAATACTATGATGACGGTGGCGGGAAACCCCCACGTGGTGGTGGTGGTTCCGGTGACGCTTctggtgaagatgatgaagaaggTCTATCGGGAATATGGGACGAGTCCGTACAAGTGATACTTGCAACTCTTGGCTTTATATTTCTG TACATCTACATAATTGAGGCGGAGGAGGCGACGGTATTAGCGAAAGACTTGATCAAGTTTTTGTTCACCAGACAGAAGAGTCTTCGTCTAGTTCGAATCATTAGCGAATTGGAGGATTTCTTTGCAAAGTTGAATGAGAAGGAAGTGGTGGATCCATATTGGCTGGAACGTGAAATTATTAATACCACAACGATGTATGACAGCCCAGAGAAGTACCGAAGAATCCTCTACAAGGCTTATCTTGATTCAAAAGCTGATGATGACGAGGGAGACGACAATTTCAGGTAA
- the LOC140988923 gene encoding uncharacterized protein isoform X2, which produces MSCINVAACQLVCSRPAFLGLDFQFKESSRNTSSYLGIKLPKISLQRTSATTRYQQAAPVCLFGGKGKSENADEQASPMKAFENAMGNFRKDQSIEDVLKQQIQKQEYYDDGGGKPPRGGGGSGDASGEDDEEGLSGIWDESVQVILATLGFIFLYIYIIEAEEATVLAKDLIKFLFTRQKSLRLVRIISELEDFFAKLNEKEVVDPYWLEREIINTTTMYDSPEKYRRILYKAYLDSKADDDEGDDNFR; this is translated from the exons ATGAGTTGCATAAACGTCGCTGCATGTCAACTTGTTTGTTCACGGCCGGCATTTCTAGGTCTTGATTTCCAATTTAAGGAGTCATCAAGAAACACCTCTTCATACTTGGGAATAAAACTTCCCAAAATCTCCCTGCAACGGACCTCTGCCACTACTAGATACCAGCAAGCTGCACCTGTCTGTTTGTTTGGTGGCAAAGGAAAATCAGAAAATGCGGATGAG CAGGCTTCTCCGATGAAAGCTTTCGAGAATGCCATGGGAAATTTTAGAAAGGATCAGTCAATTGAAGATGTACTGAAGCAGCAAATTCAGAAACAAGAATACTATGATGACGGTGGCGGGAAACCCCCACGTGGTGGTGGTGGTTCCGGTGACGCTTctggtgaagatgatgaagaaggTCTATCGGGAATATGGGACGAGTCCGTACAAGTGATACTTGCAACTCTTGGCTTTATATTTCTG TACATCTACATAATTGAGGCGGAGGAGGCGACGGTATTAGCGAAAGACTTGATCAAGTTTTTGTTCACCAGACAGAAGAGTCTTCGTCTAGTTCGAATCATTAGCGAATTGGAGGATTTCTTTGCAAAGTTGAATGAGAAGGAAGTGGTGGATCCATATTGGCTGGAACGTGAAATTATTAATACCACAACGATGTATGACAGCCCAGAGAAGTACCGAAGAATCCTCTACAAGGCTTATCTTGATTCAAAAGCTGATGATGACGAGGGAGACGACAATTTCAGGTAA
- the LOC140988953 gene encoding 3-oxoacyl-[acyl-carrier-protein] synthase I, chloroplastic-like, translating to MQAIQSTAVRTSPLDPLRKPPQPVPLFRYNVKPPDRRIPFTVSASAVVAAPKRETDPKKRVVITGMGLVSVFGNDVDIFYDKLLGGESGITLIDRFDASKFPTRFGGQIRGFKSDGYIDGKNDRRLDDCLRYCIVAGKKALESADLGGDKLDKIDKIRAGVLVGTGMGGLTVFSEGVKALIEKGHRKITPFFIPYAITNMASALLAIDLGLMGPNYSISTACATSNYCFYAAANHIRRGEADIMVAGGTEAAIIPIGLGGFVACRALSQRNDDPKTASRPWDKDRDGFVMGEGAGVLVMESLEHAMKRNAPIIAEYLGGAVNCDAYHMTDPRSDGLGVSSCILSALEDAGVSSEEVNYINAHATSTIVGDLAEVNAIKKVFKNTSGIKINATKSMIGHCLGAAGGLEAIATIKAVTTGWIHPSINQFNPEPSVEFDTVANKKQQHEVNVAISNSFGFGGHNSVVAFSAFKP from the exons ATGCAAGCAATTCAATCTACTGCGGTTCGAACCTCCCCGCTCGATCCCCTCCGGAAACCTCCGCAGCCCGTCCCTTTATTCCGCTATAATGTCAAACCCCCAGATAGAAGGATCCCCTTCACTGTGTCCGCCTCCGCAGTCGTCGCAGCGCCCAAGCGCGAGACAGACCCCAAGAAGCGCGTGGTAATTACGGGCATGGGCCTCGTCTCCGTTTTCGGGAATGATGTAGACATTTTTTACGATAAGTTGCTTGGTGGTGAGAGCGGCATCACTTTAATAGACCGCTTTGATGCGTCCAAATTCCCCACGCGATTTGGCGGACAGATTCGGGGATTCAAATCGGACGGTTACATTGATGGGAAGAACGACAGGAGATTGGACGACTGTTTGAGATACTGCATTGTTGCGGGGAAAAAGGCACTCGAAAGTGCGGATCTTGGGGGTGATAAGCTTGACAAG ATTGATAAAATTCGTGCTGGTGTTCTTGTTGGGACAGGAATGGGTGGTCTTACAGTTTTCTCTGAGGGCGTTAAGGCACTGATAGAGAAAGGTCACAGGAAAATAACTCCGTTTTTCATACCTTATGCCATAACAAACATGGCATCTGCATTGCTTGCAATTGATCTTGGCTTGATGGGTCCAAATTACTCAATATCAACTGCTTGTGCCACCTCAAATTATTGTTTCTATGCTGCTGCAAATCACATCCGTCGAGGTGAAGCTGATATAATGGTAGCTGGTGGGACCGAAGCGGCTATTATTCCTATTGGACTGGGAGGTTTCGTCGCGTGCCGCGCTTTGTCTCAAAGAAATGATGATCCCAAAACTGCTTCTAGGCCTTGGGACAAAGATCGAGATGGCTTTGTCATGGGTGAAGGTGCTGGAGTCTTG GTGATGGAAAGTCTGGAACATGCAATGAAACGAAATGCACCAATAATTGCTGAGTACTTGGGAGGCGCAGTTAACTGTGATGCTTATCATATGACAGATCCAAGATCTGATGGCCTTGGTGTCTCTTCATGCATCCTTAGCGCTCTAGAAGATGCTGGGGTTTCCTCTGAGGAG GTTAACTATATTAATGCCCACGCAACCTCCACTATAGTAGGCGACTTAGCGGAGGTAAATGCAATTAAGAAGGTGTTCAAAAACACTTCAGGCATCAAAATTAACGCAACTAAG TCAATGATAGGGCACTGCCTTGGTGCTGCCGGAGGTTTGGAAGCTATTGCGACCATCAAAGCTGTTACAACAGGCTGGATTCACCCTTCAATAAACCAATTT AACCCAGAGCCTTCTGTGGAATTTGACACTGTTGCAAACAAAAAGCAGCAACACGAAGTAAACGTTG ccatttcaaattcatttggATTCGGTGGACACAACTCTGTTGTGGCGTTTTCTGCATTCAAGCCGTGA
- the LOC140988530 gene encoding protein BIIDXI-like — protein MATTNELIESQSEGAQIFHGEAVCKEKIAEVLEEFSLLACLLRLKEITEFGFNRSSGFLWLKQKNKTEHKFKKIGQTIVYDVEITVFVKPRHMKKLTGVKTKGRLLPMAICEIVIGSPSDDNVKFVTSTGLYRAHPVSALEAEDESVLSLIIPQGEHALPLGNDAEINQEFRVEKGSLYSLTFRAARTCAQLESLNVSVPPASHNIDLQTLYSVQGSDTYNAAAFQVEEDDVRVVFRNPGMEDDPIIDDIAIKKLFFPDKPKDNAVVNGDFEEGPWMFRNESLGVLLPTNLDEETSSLPGWIVESNRAVRYMDSG, from the exons atggcaACAACTAATGAATTGATCGAATCCCAGAGTGAAGGAGCTCAGATTTTCCACGGAGAGGCAGTCTGCAAAGAGAAAATTGCCGAGGTCCTAGAGGAATTCTCATTGCTGGCCTGCTTATTGCGACTGAAAGAGATTACCGAGTTTGGTTTCAACCGAAGCAGTGGATTCCTTTGGCTGAAACAGAAGAATAAAACAGAACATAAGTTCAAGAAAATTGGCCAGACCATTGTCTACGATGTCGAAATCACGGTTTTCGTGAAGCCGCGTCACATGAAAAAGCTCACGGGAGTTAAGACGAAAGGGCGGCTGCTCCCGATGGCGATTTGCGAGATAGTTATCGGATCCCCATCCGATGATAATGTCAAATTCGTGACTTCCACTGGTTTGTACCGTGCGCATCCCGTCTCGGCATTGGAAGCTGAAGATGAGAGCGTT TTATCACTCATCATTCCACAGGGTGAGCATGCGTTACCCCTTGGGAATGACGCCGAAATCAACCAAGAGTTCAGAGTGGAGAAGGGCTCCCTTTACTCCCTAACGTTCAGAGCGGCTCGCACTTGCGCCCAGCTAGAGTCACTCAATGTTTCTGTCCCGCCGGCATCACATAACATCGATTTGCAAACTCTTTACAGCGTTCAGGGTTCGGATACTTATAATGCTGCTGCCTTTCAAGTGGAGGAGGACGATGTTCGAGTTGTGTTCAGAAATCCTGGAATGGAAGATGACCCCATAATCGATGACATTGCAATCAAGAAGCTTTTTTTTCCCGATAAGCCCAAAG ATAATGCGGTTGTCAATGGTGATTTTGAAGAAGGCCCATGGATGTTTCGAAACGAGTCACTTGGCGTACTGCTTCCAACCAATCTTGACGAGGAGACATCATCACTACCTGGTTGGATAGTCGAATCAAATAGAGCAGTCCGGTACATGGATTCTGGATAG
- the LOC140988246 gene encoding uncharacterized protein At2g34460, chloroplastic-like isoform X2, which translates to MEGSQVKGEQRTGSSQKKKIFVAGATGSTGKRIVEQLLAKGFSVKAGVRDVEKAKSTLPGNNTDLQIVKADVTEGSTKLAEAIGDDSEAVICATGFRPSWDLTAPWKVDNLGTVNLVEACQKRGVNRFILISSILVNGASMGQLLNPAYIFLNVLGLTLIAKLQAEKHTRKSGINYTIIRPGGLKNDPPKGNIVMEQEDTLSAGSISRDQVALVAVGALLCPESSYKVVEIVARTEAPRQSLEELFSSIKQR; encoded by the exons ATGGAGGGAAGTCAGGTTAAGGGAGAACAGCGGACGGGTTCTTCTCagaagaagaaaatatttgttgcAGGTGCCACTGGGAGCACCGGTAAAAGGATTGTGGAACAGCTTTTGGCTAAGGGATTTTCTGTCAAGGCTGGTGTCCGTGATGTTGAGAAAGCGAAATCAACTTTACCCGGAAACAACACCGATCTTCAAATC GTGAAAGCAGATGTGACCGAGGGTTCAACTAAGTTAGCTGAGGCTATTGGCGATGATTCTGAAGCAGTAATATGTGCTACTGGTTTTCGACCTTCATGGGATTTAACGGCTCCATGGAAG GTGGATAACTTAGGGACAGTAAACCTAGTTGAAGCTTGCCAGAAACGTGGTGTGAACAGATTTATACTCATAAGTTCTATTTTAGTCAACGGAGCTTCAATGGGACAGTTGTTAAATCCTGCTTACATTTTTCTGAATGTCCTTGGACTCACCTTGATTGCAAAGCTTCAAGCAGAGAAGCATACTCGCAAGTCTGGTATCAATTACACGATTATACGGCCTGGGGGACTAAAGAACGATCCACCCAAGGGGAATATAGTCATGGAGCAAGAG GATACTCTTTCTGCGGGGTCGATATCAAGAGATCAGGTTGCATTAGTAGCCGTTGGGGCATTGCTATGTCCCGAGTCTTCCTACAAAGTGGTGGAAATAGTGGCCCGAACAGAAGCTCCTCGACAGTCATTGGAGGAGCTCTTTAGTTCCATCAAACAACGGTGA
- the LOC140987919 gene encoding la-related protein 6A-like isoform X1, with the protein MEQDQGNGIPIPTSSSPESDHDDYHPDSPPVGSPEVTGFQLSPPAVLSDDLRCKIIKQVEYYFSDENLPNDKFLMKYVARNDGYVPMGVIASFRKMKKLTRDMSLIVAALKESALVVVSSNGKKVKRLHPLPLADVKDPMVCTILVENLPEDHSVENLNRVFGEAGKIKNITIRDPCDARDSKKCTVAEKLISGKLHALVEYDTVEAAEKAVTLLNNEQDWRYGLRVKLLKKVNKAGQKNFFWRESESEKCNIVQASESSGNEENRDSSEQHESHDEEIVDQSSRERNGVHLAKEKNGYKGRNHPGRRLKHHGPNGHGHGTQFSSHGTEPSKPPPGPKMPDGTRGFAMGRGRPTTTN; encoded by the exons ATGGAGCAAGACCAGGGGAATGGAATTCCGATCCCCACATCTTCATCCCCAGAGTCTGATCATGATGATTATCACCCCGATTCACCGCCAGTTGGATCTCCGGAAGTAACAGGATTCCAACTTTCGCCGCCTGCCGTGCTATCTGATGATCTTCGCTGCAAGATTATCAAGCAG GTAGAGTATTACTTCAGTGATGAAAATCTGCCAAACGACAAGTTTCTGATGAAATATGTTGCAAGAAATGACGGTTATG TTCCTATGGGTGTCATTGCTTCttttagaaaaatgaaaaagcTTACGAGGGACATGTCATTGATAGTGGCTGCTCTAAAGGAATCTGCTCTTGTT GTGGTCAGTTCTAATGGTAAAAAGGTGAAGAGGCTTCATCCTTTACCATTGGCTGATGTGAAGGATCCAATG GTTTGCACTATACTCGTGGAGAATCTGCCAGAAGATCACTCGGTAGAAAATCTAAATCGAGTGTTTGGTGAAGCTGGAAA AATAAAGAATATCACGATCCGTGACCCATGTGATGCTAGGGATTCAAAAAAGTGCACAGTCGCAGAGAAACTGATTAGTGGGAAG TTGCATGCTCTTGTGGAGTATGACACTGTGGAGGCTGCTGAGAAAGCT GTGACCTTGCTAAACAACGAGCAAGATTGGAGATATGGATTGCGGGTTAAGCTTCTTAAAAAAGTG AACAAGGCAGGCCagaagaattttttttggagGGAATCAGAGTCCGAGAAATGCAATATTGTTCAAGCATCTGAGTCATCTGGGAATGAGGAGAATCGTGATTCAAGTGAGCAACATGAATCACACGATGAGGAG ATTGTGGACCAGTCATCAAGAGAGAGAAACGGGGTGCATTTGGCTAAAGAGAAAAATGGGTACAAGGGTCGAAACCATCCCGGAAGGAGACTGAAACACCATGGACCAAATGGACACG gacATGGAACACAATTTTCCAGCCATGGTACTGAACCATCCAAACCTCCACCAGGCCCAAAAATGCCCGATGGAACCAGAGGGTTTGCCATGGGCAGGGGACGTCCCACGACTACCAATTGA
- the LOC140988246 gene encoding uncharacterized protein At2g34460, chloroplastic-like isoform X1: protein MQMEGSQVKGEQRTGSSQKKKIFVAGATGSTGKRIVEQLLAKGFSVKAGVRDVEKAKSTLPGNNTDLQIVKADVTEGSTKLAEAIGDDSEAVICATGFRPSWDLTAPWKVDNLGTVNLVEACQKRGVNRFILISSILVNGASMGQLLNPAYIFLNVLGLTLIAKLQAEKHTRKSGINYTIIRPGGLKNDPPKGNIVMEQEDTLSAGSISRDQVALVAVGALLCPESSYKVVEIVARTEAPRQSLEELFSSIKQR, encoded by the exons ATGCAGATGGAGGGAAGTCAGGTTAAGGGAGAACAGCGGACGGGTTCTTCTCagaagaagaaaatatttgttgcAGGTGCCACTGGGAGCACCGGTAAAAGGATTGTGGAACAGCTTTTGGCTAAGGGATTTTCTGTCAAGGCTGGTGTCCGTGATGTTGAGAAAGCGAAATCAACTTTACCCGGAAACAACACCGATCTTCAAATC GTGAAAGCAGATGTGACCGAGGGTTCAACTAAGTTAGCTGAGGCTATTGGCGATGATTCTGAAGCAGTAATATGTGCTACTGGTTTTCGACCTTCATGGGATTTAACGGCTCCATGGAAG GTGGATAACTTAGGGACAGTAAACCTAGTTGAAGCTTGCCAGAAACGTGGTGTGAACAGATTTATACTCATAAGTTCTATTTTAGTCAACGGAGCTTCAATGGGACAGTTGTTAAATCCTGCTTACATTTTTCTGAATGTCCTTGGACTCACCTTGATTGCAAAGCTTCAAGCAGAGAAGCATACTCGCAAGTCTGGTATCAATTACACGATTATACGGCCTGGGGGACTAAAGAACGATCCACCCAAGGGGAATATAGTCATGGAGCAAGAG GATACTCTTTCTGCGGGGTCGATATCAAGAGATCAGGTTGCATTAGTAGCCGTTGGGGCATTGCTATGTCCCGAGTCTTCCTACAAAGTGGTGGAAATAGTGGCCCGAACAGAAGCTCCTCGACAGTCATTGGAGGAGCTCTTTAGTTCCATCAAACAACGGTGA